A genomic stretch from Chitinophaga lutea includes:
- a CDS encoding RagB/SusD family nutrient uptake outer membrane protein — protein sequence MKAIHSYFAILSCCLATSCLGELDVKPTESVDQSVAFQTIDDLNAGVLGVYAGLGTSSITISSLMADENMLPVENSTNKGVQVFSWKQEPVIADIGQAWQNFYMVIDRANRILAEIDGVVVTGQEESRRSQLKGELLAIRAYCHFELLRHYAVDYDPASPGVPVMTVSEAGKPARVPVSKVFEQIDADLADARTLIPVSYTANTHVTALAVVAMQARSALWQQRWSLAITHAGTVIDAMPLATAAQFPDIWLDKSNAEVIWKLKREAQDAKLGDFYREGTRVMYAPAFKLMNSMNAATDIRFGAWCKDLGAGRWTVNKYIGGQPALANLADVKLFRVAEMYLIRAEAYANSGAAGLVPGTADLNALRAKRISNYVPTVFASNAALADAVMEERYKELAFEGHRYFDLRRKKAIISRIPQDAAQAPSALTLTPDMRAYYMPIPLRELQANENMTQHPKYQ from the coding sequence ATGAAAGCAATCCATTCCTACTTCGCAATACTGTCTTGCTGCCTCGCCACATCCTGCCTCGGAGAACTGGATGTGAAACCCACCGAAAGCGTGGATCAGTCGGTGGCGTTCCAGACCATCGACGACCTGAATGCCGGCGTGCTCGGCGTATATGCCGGCCTCGGCACTTCCAGCATCACCATCAGTTCGTTGATGGCCGATGAAAATATGCTGCCGGTAGAAAACAGCACCAATAAAGGCGTACAGGTTTTCAGCTGGAAACAGGAGCCTGTTATTGCAGACATCGGCCAGGCCTGGCAGAATTTTTACATGGTGATAGACCGCGCCAACCGCATCCTCGCGGAGATCGACGGTGTGGTGGTAACGGGGCAGGAAGAAAGCAGGAGAAGCCAGCTGAAAGGGGAGCTGCTCGCCATCCGCGCCTATTGCCATTTTGAGCTGCTGCGGCATTACGCGGTGGATTATGATCCCGCATCGCCCGGCGTGCCGGTGATGACGGTGTCTGAAGCGGGCAAACCCGCCAGGGTGCCGGTGAGTAAAGTGTTCGAGCAGATCGATGCCGACCTTGCCGATGCCCGTACGCTCATTCCCGTTAGTTACACCGCCAACACCCATGTTACCGCACTGGCCGTGGTAGCCATGCAGGCCCGCTCCGCCCTCTGGCAGCAGCGCTGGAGCCTCGCCATCACGCATGCCGGCACGGTGATCGACGCGATGCCCCTGGCAACCGCCGCACAGTTTCCCGATATCTGGCTCGATAAAAGCAATGCGGAAGTGATCTGGAAACTCAAGCGCGAAGCGCAGGATGCGAAGCTGGGCGACTTCTACCGCGAGGGAACGAGAGTGATGTATGCGCCTGCCTTCAAACTCATGAACAGCATGAACGCCGCAACCGATATACGTTTCGGAGCCTGGTGCAAAGACCTTGGCGCCGGCCGCTGGACCGTCAACAAGTACATCGGCGGTCAGCCCGCACTGGCGAACCTCGCCGACGTGAAATTGTTCCGTGTGGCCGAAATGTATCTGATACGCGCGGAAGCGTATGCGAACAGCGGCGCCGCAGGCCTGGTACCCGGTACGGCCGACCTGAATGCGCTGCGCGCGAAAAGAATCAGCAACTATGTACCGACCGTTTTCGCCAGTAACGCGGCGCTCGCCGACGCCGTGATGGAAGAGCGGTATAAAGAGCTCGCATTCGAAGGTCACCGGTATTTCGACCTGCGCAGGAAAAAAGCCATCATCAGCCGCATTCCGCAGGACGCGGCACAGGCGCCTTCCGCCCTTACGCTCACGCCGGATATGAGAGCGTATTATATGCCCATCCCGCTCCGGGAATTGCAGGCCAATGAAAATATGACCCAGCATCCCAAATACCAGTAA